One window of the Gossypium raimondii isolate GPD5lz unplaced genomic scaffold, ASM2569854v1 Contig00292, whole genome shotgun sequence genome contains the following:
- the LOC128038522 gene encoding ATP synthase subunit beta, chloroplastic — MKINPTTSVPGVSTLEKENLGRISQIIGPVLDVAFPPGKMPNIYNALVVKGRDTAGQQINVTCEVQQLLGNNRVRAVAMSATDGLTRGMEVIDTGAALSVPVGGATLGRIFNVLGEPVDNLGPVDTRTTSPIHKSAPAFIQLDTKLSIFETGIKVVDLLAPYRRGGKIGLFGGAGVGKTVLIMELINNIAKAHGGVSVFGGVGERTREGNDLYMEMKESGVINEQNLAESKVALVYGQMNEPPGARMRVGLTALTMAEYFRDVNEQDVLLFIDNIFRFVQAGSEVSALLGRMPSAVGYQPTLSTEMGTLQERITSTKEGSITSIQAVYVPADDLTDPAPATTFAHLDATTVLSRGLAAKGIYPAVDPLDSTSTMLQPRIVGEEHYETAQRVKQTLQRYKELQDIIAILGLDELSEEDRLTVARARKIERFLSQPFFVAEVFTGSPGKYVGLAETIRGFKLILSGELDGLPEQAFYLVGNIDEATAKATNLEMESKLKK; from the coding sequence atgaaaataaatcctACTACTTCTGTTCCTGGAGTTTCCAcgcttgaaaaagaaaatctggGGCGTATTTCTCAAATCATCGGTCCAGTACTGGATGTAGCCTTTCCCCCGGGCAAGATGCCTAATATTTACAACGCCCTAGTAGTTAAGGGTCGAGATACCGCCGGTCAACAAATTAATGTAACTTGTGAGGTACAGCAATTATTAGGAAATAATCGAGTTAGAGCTGTAGCTATGAGCGCTACAGATGGTCTAACGAGAGGAATGGAAGTGATTGACACGGGAGCTGCTCTAAGTGTTCCAGTCGGCGGAGCGACCCTAGGACGAATTTTTAACGTGCTTGGGGAGCCCGTTGATAATTTAGGTCCTGTAGATACTCGCACAACATCCCCTATTCATAAATCCGCGCCCGCTTTCATACAATTAGATAcaaaattatctatttttgaAACAGGAATTAAAGTAGTCGATCTTTTAGCTCCTTATCGTCGTGGAGGAAAAATCGGACTATTTGGGGGGGCTGGGGTAGGTAAAACAGTACTCATTATGGAATTGATCAACAACATTGCCAAAGCTCATGGGGGCGTATCCGTATTTGGCGGAGTAGGTGAACGGACTCGTGAAGGAAATGATCTTTACATGGAAATGAAAGAATCTGGAGTAATTAATGAACAAAATCTTGCGGAATCAAAAGTGGCTTTAGTCTACGGTCAGATGAATGAACCGCCAGGAGCTCGTATGAGAGTTGGATTGACTGCCCTAACTATGGCGGAATATTTCCGAGATGTTAATGAACAAGACGTACTTCTATTTATAGACAATATCTTCCGTTTTGTCCAAGCGGGATCCGAAGTATCTGCCTTATTGGGTAGAATGCCTTCCGCTGTGGGTTATCAACCCACCCTTAGTACCGAAATGGGTACTTTACAAGAAAGAATTACTTCTACCAAGGAGGGATCCATAACTTCTATTCAAGCAGTTTATGTACCTGCGGATGATTTGACCGACCCTGCCCCTGCCACAACATTTGCGCATTTAGATGCTACTACCGTACTATCAAGAGGATTAGCTGCCAAAGGTATTTATCCAGCGGTAGATCCTTTAGACTCAACGTCCACTATGCTCCAACCTCGAATCGTTGGTGAGGAACATTATGAAACTGCGCAAAGGGTTAAGCAAACCTTACAGCGTTACAAAGAACTTCAGGACATTATAGCTATCCTTGGGTTGGACGAATTGTCCGAAGAGGATCGCTTAACCGTAGCAAGAGCGCGAAAAATTGAGCGTTTCTTATCACAACCCTTTTTCGTAGCGGAAGTATTTACCGGTTCCCCGGGGAAATATGTTGGTCTAGCAGAAACAATTAGAGGATTTAAATTGATCCTTTCCGGAGAATTAGACGGTCTTCCTGAACAGGCCTTTTATTTGGTAGGTAACATCGACGAAGCTACTGCGAAGGCTACGAACTTAGAAATGGAGAGCAAATTGAAGAAATGA